The Ostrea edulis chromosome 1, xbOstEdul1.1, whole genome shotgun sequence genomic sequence tcacgtgcagggtgacaactgtgttgtctcccttttGAAGATAACTTAAGCGAGCAACGTAACCATAGGAAAATATGCGGGATCGTAAATCATAAACTTCAGCGTCAACATTAACGGTCACAAATAACAATtgagaagaaatatatttccattctaatgcaattttgcatttcacttgatgtttacattttttttcttgaaatacATAATACGAAATGtatacgtttgacgttatgtttttttgcgtcattctactgtgatgtcacaattgaaagctttctctcgtttaactttctcaaacctcaatgattttaattttattaacatatatatctaataaatgtatgacattgagtgtaaaacaaaataatgcatGTAGTCAAGGGTAATATTTATTTCACCCctcgaaaactattgaaaagttaCCAGAATTTTCTGCAGAGAAAGTTATTACGAATTTGTTCAcgttttaaatttaaaaataaagtacatggtacaagtcaataaatgtgtgatagtttttttaacgttcagattcttcaggataataaaactattatggactgtttagcagggagacatcacaaattatcaggtcttagtagggttatcacccCGGGCGCACAAGTGCCCtcgggtgataaccctactaagacctgataatttgtgatgtctccctgctaaacagtctataaatgtataatgtaaaaGATTCAAAAAACCATACATAAAAAATTCTGCACTTTTTCACACTCGTATAAAATATGCTCTAGTGTTTCTTTTTTAGTACACGTCATgattgattatttcaatttttgtcaaaaaagTATTTGTAGTTAATATTCTTGGGTTTATTCTATATTGTTACCACTGTATTTTCCCCatcatttgtaaatttaaaaacatttcagttgattttttttcattcatggTCTGTAATTGAAAATTTCTTTTGGCCTGTTGGTGTTTCACaactgtaattcaaaattttgtatatttcttatttccAGTATTAGCAAAGGCAAgtggtaaaatatgaaatggtgtgAGAAGTTCATCCTCATTGTTCAAATGATTCTAAGCAACATGTTTAAAATGTTCCTTATTAATAACTGCTTGTCATAcaataaaaaattctaaaaatgttatatGCACCCCAccataaatatttgtaaattgattatacaataaaaatgttccTTCCTCATTTACCAACGagtttactaaaaaaaaaaaagaaggtttattacatgtatctacttgtatattttcattttatcaaaCATATCCAGATTTTTTTCCAGGATTTAAAGACATCCATCTAGAATTGATTGTTATAGGTGTTTATGCAGAGTATGGTccaattattttgtaaatatctaTGTTTGCTCCTAGAATCTTCTGCCGCTTTGGTGAACCTGTAGTTTGTAACTGTTTTTTAACCCATGAAATCTTTCACTTTCTTGACATAATTAATTTCCAATATACACTGATATAGTATTATATAAAGTacaacatgcttatagtgaagtgctgaggattcattatacatatacagtaaaacacactgaTAGTGAAGTGCAGagaattcattatacatatacagtaaaacacgcttatagtgaagtgccaaggattcattatacatatacagtaaaactcacttatagtgaagtgctgaggattcattatacatatacagtaaaacacacttatagtgaagtgccaaggattcattatacatatacagtaaaacacactgaTAGTGAAGTGCCaaggattcattatacatatacagtacaacacacttatagtgaagtgttgaggattcattatacatatacagtaaaacacacttatagtgaagtgttgaggattcattatacatgtacagtaaaacacacttatagtgaagtgctgaggattcattatacatatacagtaaaacacacttataatgaagtGCTGatgattcattatacatatacagtaaaacacacttatagtgaagtgctgaggattcattatacatatacagtaaaacacacttataatgaagtGCCGaagattcattatacatatacagtaaaacacacttatagcgAAGTGCAAAAGATTCAttatacatttacagtaaaacacacttatagtgaagtgcagagaattcattatacatatacagtaaaactcacttatagtgaagtgcagagaattcattatacatatacagtaaaacacacttatagtgaagtgcagaggattcattatacatatacagtaaaacacacttatagtgaggTGCTGatgattcattatacatatacagtaaaactcacttatagcgaagtgctcatgattcattatacatatacagtaaaactcactTGTAGTGAAGTGCTGatgattcattatacatatacagtaaaacacacttatagtgaagtgctgatgattcattatacatatacagtaaaactcacttatagtgaagtgctcatgattcattatacatatacagtaaaactcactTGTAGTGAAGTGCAGataattcattatacatatacagtacaacacacttatagtgaagtgttgaggattcaatatacatatacagtaaaacatgctgaTAATGAAGTGCTGAGGATTCATTATAAATATACAGTCAAACTTGCTTATAGCAAAGCACTGGtgaaaaacaattttgatttgtaataaatgtaatttattatatccagtatgtacttcatgttttaaaactacagtgattaaaaatcacttagcaactgtgttttactgtaagtgtgttcactgtaactgtgttttactgtaagtgtgttcactgtaactgtgttttactgtgtgttcactgtaaccgtgttttactgaaAGTGTgctcactgtaaccatgttttactgtaagtgttcactgtaactgtgttttactgtaactgtgtgttcgctgtaaccgtgttttactgtaagtgtgttcactgtaactgtaagTGTATTCGCTGTAACGTGTTTTACTGTGAGTGTGTTCACTGCAACCGTGTTTTAATTACTGTCattgtgttcactgtaactgtgttttactgtgtgtttgctgtaaccagattttactgtaagtgtgttcactgtaactgtgttttactgtaagtgtgttcactgtaactgtgttttactgtaagcatgaattcattatataatCGTTTTCTCTGTAACTGTTTTTTGTTAATAagcataaattcattataaacatgttcgccataaccgtgttttactgtaagcatgtatatattacaagtgtgtttgctgtaatgaattttattgtaGATCTTTGTACCCATTAAAAAATGTCACGAGTTACCAGTCATTATATTCATATAGTGATATAATACAGGTAAATATAAGCAACTGTCATAAGAATTGATTCATGGGTATATAGCTTATTGTACTACATCAGTCTGGACAAATCCTAGTTGGGCTACACAACATTATTAATTTAGTATAATGGTCCAAATGCAATACTAGTCAAAGTCAAGTTTAAGGACTCTGCATCAttcaattaaaattagatcctttgatccactcACAAAGTTTGCTTTAAAACTATAAAGTGAGTAAATCAATGGATTTAACTTTCAGTTAATTGCACATCCTCATTAATGccgtgaatatatatatacatgtgcccTTTTCTTTATGTTCTGCTTGATTGCCCGCATGCACTTCCTacaatgaaacattttaaaGTAGGTTGATGTCTAGACACGGCAAGCATTGTCATAGATCCTTGTAGCTGCATGCACTGGAAAACACTTTCAGAGTCAAAGATGTGCGTGTGAAGATTTCAGCAcagtataatgtggattaaggaaaGTAAATTGAACTTAAATCTGTCTAATACTCAATGCATGCTTATTGGATCTGCACACAAATTATCAAAGAATCGGAAATTAAATTTAGTCAGGTAAATAACCACATgcatgtcatagaatgtgttcaagagtcaaaattacttggtgtaattattgatgaaactttgtcctggaaaagtcataGAAACACTTTTAAACAAGGgagatttccaagagaattggcattttaataagaaaatgatattttatgtcaaacgatgcgctgTTGAAGATCTTTAATATAATCTacgatttttccacattttacatgcactatatggagcaatccaagaaatgctaaaaatgtaaataagctttttatattgcaaaaatgagctgcaagggtaattctgATCACCAGGAAGAAACAGCACCTAGTGTCATGTTTACAcaactggttgcctctatcagattatTTTGTCAATAGAAATTTTACATGGATTAATGCcaaattatttaaatgtttttaaaatttgtatcaaAAGTTAGTCAGAGGCAAACCAGAATTTCCAATTCAAATATACTGCATGTACCCAGGGCGAAAACAAGATCTTTCAGCGTTTCGGGGAGCACAATATAGAATGTCACTCaaggtagctgcagaactgtccAAGCTCTCCAAGAAAATACAGGGACAGACCTGCCCAAATATTTTCTTAGAGAGctctacagttctgcagctaccttGAGTGAAGATACATAGTAACAAGAGACTGAACAAGTGTAgtgtgttttaagagaaattatcttagatcatcaccatactttttacatgcaagCTTCATTTTGTACCTATTTACATTCATATTTCTTAACATACTtcacttcttttaatctgtgtttattttaccaATATCTGTATGTATGCTATATGCAGGACCATGTTAAAAACTAGTGGTACCACTTAATATGTAATCCTAgataaaggctttattattattatgcaGATCTGCAGCTCTCCAAGAAAATAAGACAGATCAGAGATGACAGATCTGTTGCAacattttctcagagagctacttTTCTGCAATCAAGAGCCTAGCCTTTAGTTCCTTACAACTTAATGATGAAATCCAGTGGTGCACTCCACACTAGATATATGATGCATTCTCTTCAGACCTGTCTAGACTTGCAGTACAGAACCTTTCAGTTAATTTCTTTCCTGAACATGGAGGCCCTGCACAGCCTAGTCCATTCACAACACTGATAAGGATAGAGAATACAGGTGAACAATTCTTGTGACCTGGATCCCGACTTTAGAAATCGGCCAAATCTGGCTATCTACCTAATTCTGACACCAAGTGCAAGGTCATCCTGTCTATTTACAAACTAAATGTTGGTGCTTTCATGGCTCCACAATTGTTATTTCCAACctgtttcaatttgaaataaacacACAGCCAGTTTTAGTTTCCAAACTTTAATAAATACTGAGTTAACAGCATGTAATGTTACAAATAAATCACAGAAACAATGCTATGCTGCAATCTATTTCTACATCATGAATTGAAACAGACAATACATTTATACAGGTAATTTCTTTCCTGAGTGAAACACATGAAGTCCTTTATAATATATTGCCATGAACAGTCAGTTTCcaaagagtttttaaaaaacaacatgGTGTTATCATTGTACTAATTCCAAACAAATATTCATGGCGACTTTAAAATCAAAGAGTGTCAGCAGTCTATGGATTTGTGGGTTTTATCCTGAGCAAAACAAAATGCCTTTTAATTTACAATAGTGTAGTTCCATTAAAACCACATTCGATGTGATAAGAACATAATCCTTCAAGGAAACAATCTGTTACAAGTCACATCAGGAAATAGTTCATACAAATTACACATGAGAACATGTAATCTTTTCTTCCCAACATGTTGCCATTCAAACATGACTAGCTTCAGAATAGTACTAACTCAATTTGGCACAAAGTAAGATCTGAACACACATGACCACAGGAAAGGCATGCTAGGCATGATCCTTCATCCGACTGGCTGGAATGGAATCTTTGTCTTGAAGACAATCACAAACAGTGTTCCATGTTCTGGGTGGTTATGCTTATTGTCAAGCACATCCCTTCATCCATTGGGTTGGAATGAAATCCTGCTTGCTGGACAATTATCACAGAGTGTTTGGTGTCCTTGATGGTTTTAATTTAATTTGAGAAGAGATACACAACTAGCTCATATGTGGCCATCATAATAGCCGTGTTAGGGATTTGTCGAATCAGCTGAGTCCCGATTCCTCGATACAACCCTGGACGACCCTCTTCTTTGTACACTAAAATTAGGGTCTGGAAGAATGAGCGATATTTTGTACCCTCTTCTCTTAACCTTGTGCGTGCTACCTCTGAAAAATTTGGAAATGCGTATTTGTTTGAATagataaaagaaatatacatcaACAATCACAAAGtggaaagaattttttttttcaactctTACCATGAGGGTAAGCAACACATGTTGCAATGGTTTTAGAGGTTGCTCCAGCCACCATACATCGTAGGAAGTCTGTCCAGGTGGTGCTCTCCCCAGAATACCGCTCCTGTAACTGAGCTTTGATGGCCTCATAGATGACAAAGTGAATTACCGTTTCAGCCATGCCATAGTAGGAGGCTGTAATTCCTTTATAGAATCCACGCAGTCCGTATTGTCGGTTAATCTGTTGGATGCATTCTCGAACCGTCAACCGGTTGTTCCTCCTAATTCAcaaaaattgtatgaaaattATATAGTGACATCAATCTATTAAGTTCCTTTAATTTCCGACTTTTAAAGcccttttaaattttcaaccaTAGAAAAACTGCTTACTTCTGATCAAGCTGGATTCGTGTCTTCACGAACCAGATAGGATTGGTGAGTGTGCACGATGTGAAACCTGAAAAATAATCCAATATTTACATCTCAAGCTTAAATCATATTGTCTTCCTGACATTGTCCATTACaacttaaaaaaacaaaaacaaaaacaggagtatatatattcAAGCATAGTGTATATCAGGTTACATTtatgcaaacaaacaaaacatacattgtacaatttatataaatttctGATGTAGATTTGTATGCATACAATAATCGGTATGTATTATGTATGGTGCAGTGTTAATGAATTTTATTCCAAGAATTTCCCTACTTCCATCCTATCCAGTTGACGGTAATTTTACAGATTTCCCCATTCTtttcgtttttgttttgtaatgtgCAAAACCAATGCCTGAATGCTTACTCTATCGTCAGGTAGTTTCCTTTCATTActgaagttaaacaatataaccCTGTAAACTGTCATTCATTAAACTTTAATGATTAAATATTCCTACTGAGTAGAAATATTCCTATAGCGTAGTCTACGCTAATTCGGGATTATACCTTAATTATGTATGTCCGTACTTTGATTTTTCATTCCTACAGAATtaagtaaaacacgcttataacgaaCACACTTATAAAAAATTCATGTTTATTGCGAAGTGATATTTACTGCCCTTTGAGAGGAAAATGACAAAGTTGATATTGGATATAACAGAGTTTGCTTATCACAAACTGTTTTTAGCTAGTCCTAAAGCTTCGCTATAGCCGTGTTTTACTAAATCACACATCCAGGCATCAATGTTGCAGCACTTCTCCACAATGGAAAAAGATTCCAAATAGAGCCAAAATCCAAGTAACCATTACTGTACCTTTAAAGTACCCTCTGTTAATAGTGCCCTCTGGCGAGGGAGAAGAAAAGGGACGGTACCCAAGGGACAGTACTCTAGCGTACTGACGAAGTTTTCTCTACTGAAAGCTGCAGCATCCATCTGAAAAAGCTTATGTTTAGGATTTGCTGCCACGAAAACAATTGCATGATTGAAAATTCACACATCATCTAGTTTTATAAAAAGCTTCCCCATCAAATTAGATGATGATACACTCCTTTTATGTCCGGTGGTAAGAGCAGGTTCCAACTCATTTACTATTGTGTAATACTGAAAATCACTGTCATAAAAGTTCCGAGTCATGCTGTCATCCAATCGAATTGTGTAGCATTACTGTTAGTCGGTATCAAATAAAAACCATGGCTAGTGTTTCAGCTGACAATCAGCGAAAGGTGGGTTTATATTGATGCCAAGATACAGAAGAGAGACATGGGTTGAGCAGTGTGTGGGATGTGATACATCTCATGTCCGATGCAAACAAACTGTCTCGTAATTTCAAAGTCTGGTGATGGGTTAGTAAAATCAGAGAGTTTTAAATGTGCTTATAAGATGGGACAATGAGAATAATGTTTGGTAATTTTTTACTTTGGACTACGCAAAAGTAATAACTGATATATGTTATTGTCTTTCAATTAAAGAACCGAGCCTTGCAATCCTGTTTTCGGGAACAATTTACAATCTAGCTGTGTAAAATGCTTATAATGAGTGATCCCATCTTTAAGATTCCACTGAAGTCAAACTGGGTTGATATCTTCAACAAAATCTAGCCCATGAAATTTCCAACTCATTGCTTAATGTCAGTCAcacaaaatacataaaaaatgtttgtcttcATTGCAGCTCAATTTTGATGCTACATTTTCtgattaaatgaaaatgatataaaacttCTAGAAATAGAATCATTTCTGAATGCAACCaacacttgaaatatttttctttcagcATAAATGGAGGGCATGCCAAATGtgcttttttgaaaatataaatggaGAAGCTGATAATGAATCTAATTCACTGATTGTGCATGAAATAGTTTCTGCTGAAGATTTGGCAAAAGAGCTATCCCTAGGCAATTGTTTAATTgtaatgtaaatgatatatatttcaaaacaaaaataagccataataatattaaatataaGTTTTGACAATA encodes the following:
- the LOC125669469 gene encoding solute carrier family 25 member 36-like; translation: MDMTLDRGIFVHLVAGGAGGTAGAVATCPLEVVKTRLQSSLGMSLTAHPAFRLSHNTVLAHTAGIHTSQGAVFPVLRSQTGSLRYCLAHILETEGVQGLFKGLGPNLVGVAPSRAIYFFSYANMKTFLNSRITPDTPVVHFFSALAAGFTSCTLTNPIWFVKTRIQLDQKRNNRLTVRECIQQINRQYGLRGFYKGITASYYGMAETVIHFVIYEAIKAQLQERYSGESTTWTDFLRCMVAGATSKTIATCVAYPHEVARTRLREEGTKYRSFFQTLILVYKEEGRPGLYRGIGTQLIRQIPNTAIMMATYELVVYLFSN